In Amycolatopsis endophytica, the following are encoded in one genomic region:
- a CDS encoding GntR family transcriptional regulator, giving the protein MGKSTDPVTGSGVDKCLAAIRSMVLSGELLPGQKVQQAALAEALGVSRIPVREALSRLQSEGIVEHKSNTGYTVSRFNSEDLAELYLMRRLLETELVKTADLSRIDVAAMGKLHTEMVAAARAQDPDEFQRLNRQFHFAIFDASPLTLVRQELQRLWYMSDFYRSLYLYELETTQRLVAEHKAIIDVVRAQDSKRLLKELDAHRAGTEKIVVRRLGHRRRPA; this is encoded by the coding sequence ATGGGCAAGAGCACCGACCCCGTGACGGGCTCCGGGGTCGACAAGTGTCTTGCCGCGATCCGCTCGATGGTGTTGAGCGGCGAACTGCTGCCGGGCCAGAAGGTGCAGCAGGCCGCCCTGGCGGAGGCGTTGGGGGTGAGCCGTATCCCCGTCCGTGAGGCGCTGTCGCGGCTGCAGTCCGAAGGGATCGTCGAGCACAAGTCGAACACCGGCTACACCGTGTCGCGGTTCAACAGCGAAGACCTCGCCGAGCTCTATCTCATGCGCCGCCTGCTGGAGACCGAGCTGGTGAAGACGGCCGATCTCTCCCGGATCGACGTGGCCGCCATGGGAAAGCTGCACACCGAGATGGTGGCGGCCGCCAGGGCGCAGGACCCTGATGAGTTCCAGCGCCTGAACCGGCAGTTCCACTTCGCGATCTTCGACGCTTCTCCGCTGACGCTCGTGCGTCAGGAGCTGCAACGGTTGTGGTACATGTCCGACTTCTACCGCTCGCTCTACCTGTACGAGCTGGAAACCACCCAGCGCCTCGTCGCCGAGCACAAGGCCATCATCGACGTGGTGAGAGCACAGGACTCGAAGCGCCTGCTCAAGGAGCTCGACGCGCACCGCGCCGGGACCGAGAAGATCGTGGTGCGCCGCCTCGGGCACCGCCGCCGGCCGGCCTGA
- a CDS encoding acyl-CoA dehydrogenase family protein — MDLEFDTRNEQFRREVSAWLDENAPAGRLSPPATAEGLRQHLAWERRLFEAGYAAPGWPRRFGGLGLDLWGETVFDEEYVRRRLPERLNKMALIHGARTVLVHGTEEQQRNWLPGVLDCSDIWCQGFSEPDAGSDLASLRTTGRLDGDEIVLNGQKTWTSNGAIATHMYALVRTDPAAPKHHGISFLVFDLRTPGVEIRPMRQLHGHSGFAEVFFTDVRVPLTSVVGELNDGWRVAQTALRLERGSARGSHTRLVAALDALTEAAARAGADRGLRERVGSLRAWVFAYVRATYALIDTVDRGGDDGVVASVNKLGLSEIQTAIHDLWLEVLGDEAELVDELGPDGELLGLRRDYWHSRAQEIFAGSSEIQRNIIAERGLGLPREVSR, encoded by the coding sequence GTGGATCTGGAGTTCGACACCCGGAACGAGCAGTTCCGCCGGGAGGTGTCGGCCTGGCTCGACGAAAACGCCCCGGCCGGGCGACTTTCTCCACCGGCCACCGCGGAAGGGCTGAGGCAACACCTGGCGTGGGAGCGTCGCCTGTTCGAGGCCGGCTACGCCGCACCGGGTTGGCCGCGGCGGTTCGGCGGCCTCGGGCTGGACCTGTGGGGCGAGACCGTTTTCGACGAGGAGTACGTCCGCCGGCGACTGCCCGAGCGGCTGAACAAGATGGCGCTCATTCACGGCGCACGCACCGTGCTGGTGCACGGAACCGAGGAGCAGCAACGGAACTGGCTGCCCGGCGTGCTCGACTGCTCGGACATCTGGTGCCAGGGCTTCTCCGAACCCGACGCGGGCAGTGACCTGGCGAGCCTGCGTACCACGGGCCGTCTCGACGGAGACGAAATCGTCCTCAACGGACAGAAGACGTGGACGTCCAACGGAGCCATCGCCACGCACATGTACGCGCTCGTGCGCACCGACCCCGCCGCACCGAAACATCACGGGATCAGCTTCCTCGTTTTCGACCTGCGAACGCCAGGCGTCGAGATCCGGCCGATGCGCCAGCTTCACGGCCACTCGGGATTCGCCGAGGTGTTCTTCACCGACGTCCGCGTCCCGCTGACGAGCGTGGTCGGTGAGCTCAACGACGGGTGGCGCGTGGCGCAGACGGCGCTGCGGCTCGAACGGGGGTCTGCCCGAGGCAGCCATACGCGACTCGTGGCGGCCCTGGACGCCCTGACCGAGGCCGCCGCGAGAGCCGGAGCCGATCGGGGACTGCGAGAGCGTGTCGGCTCCCTGCGCGCCTGGGTGTTCGCCTACGTCCGGGCCACTTACGCGCTGATCGACACGGTCGACCGCGGCGGCGACGACGGAGTGGTCGCCAGCGTGAACAAACTCGGCCTGTCCGAGATCCAGACCGCGATCCACGATCTGTGGCTCGAAGTGCTCGGCGACGAGGCCGAGCTGGTCGACGAGCTCGGCCCGGACGGTGAGCTGCTCGGCCTGCGCCGAGACTACTGGCACTCACGCGCCCAGGAGATCTTCGCCGGCAGCAGCGAAATCCAGCGCAACATCATCGCCGAACGAGGTCTCGGCCTTCCCCGTGAGGTGTCCCGATGA
- a CDS encoding SDR family NAD(P)-dependent oxidoreductase — protein sequence MNGNGRLTGRRAVVTGAGQGIGRAVAERFAREGAKVTVVDVNETGLKEVVSGIAAEGGEALAVTCDVTRRAEVFEAAAQAAAAFGPVDVLACIAGITRPAMLGKMTEEDWDAVLDTHLKGSLFWVQAVLDPMREAAAGKIILTTSAAGLIGSIGQVNYAVAKAGMLGMTRSAARELARYGITVNAVAPAASTPMTHTIRTDERFADKFLDEVPLRRWAEPEEVAGTYVHLASPDADYVTGQVLSVDGGRAMVR from the coding sequence ATGAACGGCAATGGCAGGCTGACCGGCCGCCGCGCCGTCGTGACCGGGGCGGGCCAGGGCATCGGCCGCGCCGTCGCGGAGCGGTTCGCCCGGGAGGGCGCGAAGGTCACCGTCGTCGACGTCAACGAGACGGGCCTCAAGGAGGTCGTGTCCGGTATCGCGGCCGAAGGCGGCGAAGCGCTGGCTGTCACCTGTGACGTGACCCGGCGGGCCGAGGTCTTCGAGGCCGCAGCGCAGGCCGCGGCGGCGTTCGGTCCCGTCGACGTCCTGGCCTGCATCGCGGGAATCACCCGGCCGGCGATGCTCGGGAAGATGACCGAAGAGGATTGGGACGCGGTGCTCGACACGCATCTGAAGGGGAGCCTGTTCTGGGTACAGGCGGTGCTCGACCCGATGCGCGAAGCGGCCGCCGGGAAGATCATCCTCACCACTTCGGCAGCCGGGCTGATCGGCTCGATCGGCCAGGTCAACTACGCGGTCGCCAAAGCGGGGATGCTCGGCATGACGCGGTCTGCCGCCCGCGAGCTGGCCCGGTACGGGATCACCGTCAACGCGGTGGCGCCGGCGGCATCGACGCCGATGACTCACACCATCCGCACCGACGAGCGCTTCGCGGACAAGTTCCTCGACGAGGTTCCCCTGCGTCGCTGGGCCGAACCCGAAGAGGTCGCCGGTACTTACGTCCACCTCGCCAGCCCGGACGCCGACTACGTGACCGGCCAGGTCCTCTCGGTGGACGGCGGCCGCGCGATGGTGCGCTGA
- a CDS encoding acyl-CoA dehydrogenase family protein: MNTAFSPEQDELRTSVRRLFENVVPAAVLRQLWETETGRSPQVWKGLAEIGVPALLVPEEYEGLGADELDLFFVLEEAGRAALPDAILESCVLAPILLAGSTADGLKRRWLPALATGEARATVAFDGARAVPDAHLSDLVLVVDGDQVVAYERGEVTVRPVPSMDPSRRPASVTARAGSGVRVDGAPVARARAARLAGSAVLLGGVGSRLVEFAVAYAKVREQFGRPIGSFQAIKHQLATAHSRNELARHAAVGAMYDLAHRAGSSSDTAVLAHVCALEAERESNRVSLQVHGGIGFTWEHDLQIWLKHGKSLELGYGTWRETAYAAGAGTVLSGRSEGGTR; encoded by the coding sequence ATGAACACCGCGTTCTCCCCTGAACAAGACGAACTGCGCACCAGTGTCCGGCGGCTGTTCGAGAACGTGGTGCCGGCCGCGGTACTGCGTCAGCTGTGGGAAACCGAGACCGGGCGGAGCCCGCAGGTGTGGAAGGGGCTCGCCGAGATCGGCGTACCCGCGCTGCTCGTGCCCGAGGAGTACGAGGGGCTCGGTGCCGACGAGCTCGACCTGTTTTTCGTACTGGAGGAGGCCGGCCGAGCCGCCTTGCCCGACGCGATCCTCGAATCGTGCGTGCTCGCTCCCATCCTGCTCGCGGGGTCCACCGCCGATGGGCTCAAGCGGCGGTGGCTGCCCGCGCTGGCCACCGGTGAGGCTCGGGCGACCGTCGCGTTCGACGGCGCGCGAGCGGTGCCGGACGCGCACCTGAGCGATCTCGTCCTCGTCGTCGACGGAGACCAGGTCGTCGCCTACGAGCGTGGAGAGGTCACCGTGCGGCCGGTCCCGTCGATGGATCCCTCGCGCCGGCCCGCCTCCGTCACGGCGCGGGCCGGGAGCGGTGTCAGGGTCGACGGTGCCCCGGTGGCCCGGGCACGAGCAGCCCGGCTGGCCGGCTCGGCGGTCCTGCTGGGCGGTGTGGGATCCCGGCTGGTCGAGTTCGCGGTCGCCTACGCGAAAGTCCGGGAGCAGTTCGGCCGGCCGATCGGGTCGTTCCAGGCGATCAAGCACCAGCTCGCCACCGCGCACAGCCGCAACGAGCTCGCCCGGCACGCCGCGGTGGGCGCGATGTACGACCTGGCGCACCGGGCCGGTTCGAGCTCCGACACCGCCGTGCTCGCGCACGTGTGCGCGCTCGAAGCCGAGCGCGAAAGCAACCGGGTCAGCCTCCAAGTACACGGCGGCATCGGTTTCACCTGGGAACACGACCTGCAGATCTGGCTCAAGCACGGCAAATCACTGGAACTCGGGTACGGCACCTGGCGCGAGACGGCCTACGCCGCCGGTGCCGGCACCGTCCTCTCCGGACGAAGTGAAGGAGGAACACGATGA
- a CDS encoding enoyl-CoA hydratase/isomerase family protein → MTDDVTMERTGFVADIVIHRGPANFFDADVLRRVADLGERVSTEDDIRVIVLSSAGKHFCAGADFGSGSLADDRDRAAAEIYEHGARLFDLPLPIVAAVQGAAVGGGLGLACAADFRVASPATRFTANFTALGFHHGFGLSVTLPRIVGPQRALDMLLTGRRVDGTEALRTGLADRLVEPGDERTGALALAEDIAALAPLAVRSCRRTLRAELAAEVRAALAHELEEQRRLWRTEDSRIGIAAARARTEPVFTGR, encoded by the coding sequence ATGACTGACGACGTGACCATGGAGCGCACCGGCTTCGTCGCCGACATCGTGATCCACCGCGGTCCGGCGAACTTCTTCGACGCGGACGTTCTCCGCCGGGTGGCCGATCTCGGCGAGCGCGTGTCCACCGAGGACGACATCCGCGTCATCGTGCTGAGCTCGGCCGGGAAGCACTTCTGCGCGGGCGCGGACTTCGGCTCCGGTTCGCTGGCGGACGACCGCGACCGCGCCGCCGCCGAGATCTACGAACACGGTGCGCGGTTGTTCGACCTGCCACTGCCCATCGTGGCCGCGGTCCAGGGCGCGGCCGTTGGCGGCGGGCTGGGTCTCGCATGCGCCGCCGATTTCCGGGTCGCATCCCCCGCCACCCGCTTCACCGCCAACTTCACCGCGCTCGGCTTCCACCACGGCTTCGGCCTGTCGGTGACGCTGCCACGCATCGTCGGCCCGCAGCGCGCGCTCGACATGCTGCTCACCGGACGGCGCGTCGACGGAACGGAAGCCCTGCGGACGGGGCTGGCCGACCGCCTCGTCGAGCCGGGCGACGAGCGCACCGGAGCCCTGGCTCTGGCCGAGGACATCGCGGCCCTGGCACCGCTCGCCGTGCGGTCGTGCAGGCGGACGCTCCGTGCGGAACTTGCCGCTGAGGTACGCGCCGCACTCGCGCACGAACTCGAGGAGCAGCGCCGGTTGTGGCGCACCGAAGACAGCCGCATCGGCATCGCCGCGGCCCGCGCCCGGACGGAACCGGTGTTCACCGGTCGGTGA
- a CDS encoding CaiB/BaiF CoA transferase family protein: MLSDDPQAGPRGSAAGPLRGIRVLDLTRVIMGPLATQILGDQGADVLMVEANDGDTNRVMGPGPHPELSGIALNLLRNKRSVGLDLKTPEGVLAVQRLAATCDVVVATMRPAALERLHLDYSTLSALKPDLIYCQAQGFPLDTARANDPAYDDIIQAASGVSDMMERVWGQPALLPTIFTDKVCGLVIAQAVTAALVHRERTGEGQHVEVSMQEATAAFMLAEHGSGGIAEPPIAYPGTPAAGYPRVLSAERRPHQTKDGQIHLFPYLPKHYAAMFAAAGVPDADRDPRYADRRAALRNSDSLYRDIRAIAPARTTDEWLEFCAATGIPATRVATLQDLLDDLPLATHPVSGSYRVIPQMARFSRTPGTLRRHAPLIGEHTRETFEEAEVPTVRPEARG; this comes from the coding sequence GTGCTCAGTGATGACCCCCAGGCCGGCCCCCGGGGATCTGCCGCCGGACCGTTGCGCGGCATCCGGGTCCTGGACCTGACCCGGGTGATCATGGGTCCGCTCGCGACCCAGATCCTCGGCGACCAGGGCGCGGACGTCCTCATGGTCGAGGCGAACGACGGCGACACGAACCGGGTGATGGGGCCGGGTCCCCACCCGGAACTTTCCGGTATCGCGCTGAACCTGCTGCGCAACAAGCGCTCCGTCGGCCTCGACCTGAAGACGCCCGAAGGTGTGCTCGCGGTGCAGCGGCTTGCCGCGACCTGCGACGTCGTCGTCGCCACGATGCGGCCGGCCGCGCTCGAACGCCTGCACCTGGACTATTCGACGCTCTCGGCGCTGAAGCCCGACCTGATCTACTGCCAGGCACAGGGTTTCCCGCTGGACACCGCACGCGCGAACGATCCCGCCTACGACGACATCATCCAGGCCGCCAGCGGTGTCTCGGACATGATGGAACGAGTGTGGGGACAGCCCGCGCTGCTGCCGACGATCTTCACCGACAAGGTGTGCGGACTGGTCATCGCCCAGGCGGTCACCGCCGCGCTCGTACACCGCGAACGGACCGGCGAAGGTCAGCACGTCGAGGTTTCGATGCAGGAGGCGACTGCCGCCTTCATGCTCGCCGAACACGGCAGTGGCGGGATCGCCGAACCACCGATCGCCTACCCCGGGACACCGGCCGCGGGCTATCCGCGCGTGCTGTCGGCGGAACGCCGTCCCCATCAGACGAAGGACGGCCAGATTCACCTGTTTCCCTACCTGCCGAAGCACTACGCCGCGATGTTCGCCGCCGCAGGGGTCCCTGACGCCGATCGCGATCCGCGCTACGCCGACCGACGCGCGGCGCTGCGCAACTCCGACTCCCTCTACCGCGACATCCGCGCGATCGCTCCCGCTCGCACGACCGACGAATGGCTGGAGTTCTGCGCGGCGACCGGTATCCCCGCGACCCGCGTCGCCACCCTCCAGGACCTGCTCGACGACCTGCCGCTCGCGACGCATCCGGTGTCCGGCTCCTACCGGGTGATCCCGCAGATGGCGCGCTTCTCCCGCACCCCCGGCACGCTCCGCCGTCATGCCCCGTTGATCGGCGAACACACCCGCGAAACCTTCGAAGAAGCCGAAGTTCCGACCGTGCGACCGGAGGCGCGCGGATGA
- a CDS encoding acyl-CoA dehydrogenase family protein produces MTASPDPDLAAGVREFFADRAAEAAADFDRSGRFPRELWDAAEDLGLTLVAVDEARGGSGGSLTDQLTVLVTAARYAAPLPLAETALAAYLLATAGVPVPKGPLTVVPGNALRLSGGTLHGAARDVAWARTAGLVVALTNDDEGRARVVAFDPSGCERENGSDVAGLPRDHLRVEADAVVDAGTELTRADLRARGALLRAGQMAGALAATHSLTSRYVEERVQFGRPIGRFQAVQAHTVAIVQAAEITAMSTWRAAAVAARRPARFEAFAAKLVANEAARTAVRAAHQAHGAIGMTREYPLHLHTRRLNAWQHEFGTEGELATAIGAAVAPGSFSRTVSDHDPDIEVP; encoded by the coding sequence ATGACCGCAAGCCCTGATCCCGACCTCGCCGCCGGTGTGCGCGAGTTCTTCGCCGACCGCGCGGCCGAAGCGGCCGCCGACTTCGACCGGAGCGGCCGGTTCCCCCGCGAGCTGTGGGACGCTGCCGAAGACCTCGGACTGACCCTGGTCGCGGTCGACGAGGCCCGAGGGGGCTCCGGCGGCTCGCTCACCGACCAGCTGACGGTCCTGGTGACGGCGGCGAGGTATGCCGCACCCCTGCCGCTCGCCGAAACGGCGCTCGCCGCGTACCTCCTCGCCACCGCCGGCGTCCCGGTGCCGAAGGGTCCGCTGACCGTCGTGCCGGGAAACGCCCTCCGGCTGAGTGGCGGCACTCTGCACGGCGCGGCCCGTGACGTCGCGTGGGCGAGGACTGCCGGCTTGGTGGTCGCGCTGACGAACGACGACGAGGGCCGGGCCCGGGTCGTCGCCTTCGACCCTTCCGGGTGCGAACGCGAAAACGGCAGCGATGTGGCCGGCCTTCCCCGGGATCACCTCCGGGTCGAGGCCGACGCGGTGGTCGACGCAGGCACCGAACTCACCCGGGCCGACCTGCGGGCCCGCGGTGCGCTCCTGCGGGCAGGCCAGATGGCCGGCGCGCTCGCCGCCACACACTCGCTCACCAGCCGTTACGTCGAGGAACGAGTCCAGTTCGGCCGTCCGATCGGCCGATTCCAGGCCGTGCAGGCGCACACTGTGGCCATCGTCCAGGCCGCCGAGATCACCGCGATGAGCACGTGGCGGGCGGCCGCCGTCGCCGCCCGCCGCCCGGCCCGGTTCGAGGCGTTCGCGGCCAAGCTCGTCGCGAACGAAGCCGCGCGCACCGCGGTCCGAGCGGCCCACCAGGCGCACGGCGCGATCGGCATGACCCGCGAATACCCCCTGCACCTGCACACCCGGCGCCTCAACGCCTGGCAGCACGAATTCGGCACCGAGGGGGAGCTCGCCACCGCGATCGGCGCGGCTGTGGCGCCCGGTTCGTTTTCCCGCACGGTCTCCGACCACGACCCCGACATCGAGGTGCCATGA
- a CDS encoding acyl-CoA dehydrogenase family protein, which translates to MNLAPTELTGDELRLQSEVRSFLDERLPAGSYPVQLGIGGCDPAFSRDLARRGWVGMAISRQYGGHGRSAVDRLVVVEQLLARGAPVAYHWIADRQSGPMIERHGSEAQKRELLPGIARGELSFSIGMSEPDSGSDLASLRSRAQWRSDRWVLNGTKIWTTGAAQATHILGLFRTSEDRYGGLTQFIVGCDTPGVTISPIVFIDGSSEFCEVSFEDVELGDEHRLGEPGAGWAQNTGELVLERGGVDRWMSMFPVIEHWASELAPEDSAAQADLGTITARMWALRGLSLSIARLVDEGGSPVTEAAMVKELATRWEADCVRLVARHLGRAPDPTSPDPWEALLARAVLVSPSWTIRGGTNEILRSVVAKGLARR; encoded by the coding sequence ATGAACCTCGCCCCGACCGAACTGACCGGGGACGAACTGCGGTTGCAGTCGGAGGTCCGGTCCTTCCTCGACGAGCGCCTGCCCGCCGGCAGCTACCCGGTACAGCTCGGCATCGGCGGGTGCGACCCCGCCTTCTCCCGCGACCTGGCCCGGCGGGGCTGGGTCGGCATGGCCATCTCCCGGCAGTACGGCGGACACGGCCGTAGCGCCGTCGACCGCCTCGTCGTCGTCGAGCAGTTGCTGGCCCGCGGCGCTCCGGTCGCCTACCACTGGATCGCCGACCGGCAGAGCGGGCCGATGATCGAACGCCACGGATCCGAAGCGCAGAAACGGGAACTGCTGCCCGGCATCGCCCGTGGTGAGCTGTCGTTTTCCATCGGCATGAGTGAGCCCGACTCCGGATCGGACCTGGCTTCCCTGCGCTCGCGCGCGCAGTGGCGCAGCGACCGCTGGGTGCTGAACGGCACGAAGATCTGGACCACCGGCGCCGCACAGGCCACGCACATCCTCGGCCTGTTCCGGACCTCCGAAGACCGCTACGGCGGGCTCACCCAGTTCATCGTCGGGTGCGACACCCCCGGCGTCACCATTTCCCCCATCGTCTTCATCGACGGGTCCAGCGAGTTCTGCGAGGTATCGTTCGAGGACGTCGAACTCGGTGACGAGCACCGGCTCGGTGAACCCGGCGCGGGCTGGGCCCAGAACACCGGTGAGCTCGTGCTCGAACGCGGCGGGGTGGATCGCTGGATGTCGATGTTCCCGGTCATCGAGCACTGGGCGAGCGAACTCGCCCCCGAGGACAGCGCGGCGCAGGCCGACCTCGGGACGATCACAGCACGGATGTGGGCCCTGCGCGGGCTGTCGCTGTCCATCGCCCGGCTCGTCGACGAGGGTGGGTCGCCCGTGACCGAGGCGGCCATGGTGAAGGAACTCGCCACCCGCTGGGAGGCCGATTGCGTCCGCCTCGTGGCGCGGCACCTCGGCCGGGCCCCGGACCCCACGTCACCCGATCCGTGGGAAGCACTGCTCGCCCGCGCCGTGCTCGTTTCGCCCTCATGGACCATCCGCGGCGGCACCAACGAGATCCTGCGTTCCGTCGTCGCGAAAGGTCTGGCCCGCCGATGA
- a CDS encoding xanthine dehydrogenase family protein molybdopterin-binding subunit, which produces MSAPVSPLRPDDRAEHIPRRRLSRVDGPLRRDGDAVASGQAHYLDDVVLPGMLHAAILRSPHPHARIRSVDTSAAERCAGVRVAVSGEDLRGQSDPVPHYFDPGLFGFNTADFFALAVDKVRWVGEPVAAVVADSLANAEAALAAIVVDYDVLPSVIEAEDALADDAVRVFDHWDRNLLGVLPFAHGDAAGRLAGAPHRVRERITIGRHQGVPLEPRGYIGSWERRGRGRLELWASTQSPHLVRTGLARILHLPEERIRVIAPRMGGGFGHKFNGYSEELLVCLLSRLVGAPVKWVETRADSLLVGAREFAHDIEAGFDDDGLLVAFTVRMIANIGCLASWGGWGMAFMAGLTFPGPYVCENYSIETLPVITNKAPWNGYRGYGKEQAAVVLERVMDVIAARLDLDPAEVRRRNMRPADSFPLWAAGKHLDSGDHRGALDKVVRLSRYHELRRQRDEDTGAARLRGVGIGFELTPEGGELLGTSVRGHDTSTVRVHPGGTVTVLTGVTSPGTGNETSIAYLVARELGIGLDQVEVVQGDTDRCPFGYGNFSSRSLNSGGAAAVLAAREIRGRLVAVAAGEFGCDASDVAARDGRLVNVRDEDQSVPFAELVLRVYQTGSSDPGVGQALLEATRVEGPHNYHHDPGESGLTNAYPMYSSTSAVAVVEVDPETGVVTLADLFAVGDCGTIVNHNFVNSQLYGALAQGVGGALWEHSPYDDGTGEPLARTFKHYLLPRAPDLPAMVVDHQETPSPFTLMGTKGAGESGVGAAMAAVVNAVNDALRPVGASVTDLPLDPPRVLRAIGEARTRQSAERRDA; this is translated from the coding sequence ATGAGCGCACCAGTCTCCCCGCTCCGCCCGGACGACCGAGCCGAGCACATCCCCCGCCGCCGGCTGTCGCGAGTGGACGGACCGCTGCGGCGGGACGGCGACGCGGTCGCATCCGGGCAGGCGCACTACCTCGACGACGTGGTGCTGCCGGGCATGCTGCACGCGGCGATCCTCCGCAGCCCGCACCCGCACGCGCGGATCCGGTCCGTGGACACCTCGGCAGCCGAGCGCTGCGCCGGTGTGCGGGTCGCCGTCTCCGGCGAAGACTTGCGCGGCCAGTCCGATCCGGTCCCCCACTACTTCGACCCGGGACTGTTCGGGTTCAACACCGCGGACTTCTTCGCGTTGGCGGTGGACAAGGTGAGGTGGGTGGGCGAGCCGGTCGCCGCGGTGGTCGCCGACTCGCTCGCCAACGCCGAAGCCGCCCTCGCCGCCATCGTCGTGGACTACGACGTCCTGCCGTCGGTCATCGAGGCCGAAGACGCGCTGGCGGACGACGCGGTCCGCGTGTTCGACCACTGGGACCGCAACCTGCTCGGTGTCCTGCCCTTCGCGCACGGCGACGCGGCAGGACGACTTGCGGGCGCACCGCACCGGGTCCGGGAACGCATCACCATCGGCCGTCACCAGGGGGTGCCGCTCGAGCCGCGGGGGTACATCGGCTCGTGGGAGCGGCGGGGACGCGGACGTCTGGAGCTGTGGGCCTCGACGCAGAGTCCCCACCTGGTGCGCACGGGCTTGGCCCGCATCCTGCACCTTCCGGAAGAGCGGATCCGGGTCATCGCCCCGCGGATGGGCGGCGGGTTCGGGCACAAGTTCAACGGCTACTCCGAGGAACTGCTGGTCTGCCTGCTGAGCAGGCTCGTCGGCGCGCCGGTCAAGTGGGTCGAGACCCGGGCGGACTCGCTCCTGGTCGGCGCCCGCGAGTTCGCCCACGACATCGAGGCCGGATTCGACGACGACGGCCTGCTGGTGGCGTTCACCGTCAGGATGATCGCCAACATCGGCTGCCTGGCTTCGTGGGGCGGCTGGGGAATGGCGTTCATGGCCGGACTGACCTTCCCCGGCCCGTACGTGTGCGAGAACTACTCGATCGAGACCCTGCCCGTGATCACCAACAAAGCGCCGTGGAACGGCTACCGCGGGTACGGGAAGGAACAGGCGGCGGTCGTCCTGGAACGCGTGATGGACGTCATCGCCGCGCGGCTGGACCTCGATCCGGCCGAGGTCCGGCGCCGGAACATGCGGCCCGCCGACAGTTTTCCGCTGTGGGCGGCGGGCAAGCACCTCGACTCGGGGGACCACCGGGGCGCATTGGACAAGGTCGTGCGTCTCTCGCGGTATCACGAACTGCGCCGGCAGCGTGACGAAGACACGGGCGCCGCCCGGCTTCGCGGGGTCGGCATCGGGTTCGAGCTGACTCCGGAAGGCGGGGAGCTGCTCGGCACGTCGGTGCGCGGGCACGACACGTCCACGGTGCGCGTGCACCCCGGCGGGACCGTCACGGTCCTCACCGGCGTGACGAGCCCGGGCACCGGCAACGAGACGTCCATCGCCTACCTCGTGGCCCGCGAACTCGGCATCGGCCTCGACCAGGTCGAGGTCGTGCAAGGCGACACGGACCGGTGCCCCTTCGGCTACGGGAACTTTTCCAGCCGGTCGTTGAACAGCGGTGGTGCCGCCGCGGTGCTCGCCGCACGGGAGATCCGCGGGCGCCTGGTCGCGGTGGCCGCCGGGGAGTTCGGCTGCGACGCGAGCGACGTGGCCGCACGCGACGGCCGGCTGGTCAACGTGCGCGACGAGGACCAGTCCGTGCCCTTCGCCGAGCTCGTGCTGCGGGTGTACCAGACCGGTTCCAGCGACCCCGGCGTCGGCCAGGCCCTGCTCGAAGCCACCAGGGTCGAAGGGCCGCACAACTACCACCACGATCCGGGCGAAAGCGGCCTCACCAACGCTTACCCGATGTACTCGTCCACGTCCGCCGTCGCGGTCGTCGAGGTGGACCCCGAAACCGGGGTCGTGACGCTTGCCGACCTGTTCGCGGTCGGCGACTGCGGGACGATCGTCAACCACAATTTCGTCAACAGCCAGCTGTACGGGGCGCTCGCCCAGGGCGTCGGCGGCGCGCTGTGGGAGCACAGCCCCTACGACGACGGCACCGGCGAACCGCTGGCGCGGACGTTCAAGCACTACCTGCTGCCCCGGGCACCCGACCTCCCGGCCATGGTCGTGGACCACCAGGAGACCCCTTCTCCGTTCACGCTCATGGGCACCAAGGGGGCCGGTGAGAGCGGGGTCGGCGCGGCGATGGCCGCGGTGGTCAACGCCGTCAACGACGCCTTGCGGCCGGTCGGTGCGTCCGTCACGGATCTCCCCCTCGATCCGCCGCGCGTCCTTCGCGCGATCGGCGAAGCGAGGACCCGGCAATCAGCTGAGAGGCGGGACGCGTGA